CGTCGCCACTATGCCGTACATCGCGTTGCAGCTCGTCGGCATCGAGGCGGTGCTCAAGACGATGGGGGTCACCGGGGAGAGCACCCTGGCCCGGCACCTGCCGATCATCGTTGCGTTCGCCATCCTCGCCGCCTACACGTACCAGTCGGGGCTGCGCGCGCCCGCGCTGATCGCGTTCGTCAAGGACACCCTGATCTACGTCGTCATCCTGGTCGTGGTGCTCTGGCTGCCGCAGAAGCTGGGCGGCTGGGGTGAGATCTTCGACGCCGCCGACGCCAAGTTCGCCGCCTCGGCCAACCCCAACGACGGGATCCTGCTGACCGCCAACAACCAGCTCCAGTACGTCACCCTGGCGTTCGGCTCGGCGCTGGCGCTGTTCCTCTACCCGCACAGCCTCACCGGCGTGCTGGCCAGCCGGAACCGGGACGTGATCAAGCGGAACATGTCGGCGCTGCCTGCGTACAGCCTGCTGCTCGGGCTGATCGCGCTGCTCGGGTTCATGGCCATCGCGGCCGACGTGACGCCGCTGCCCGGCGCGAGGGAGGGCACGGTCGACAGCAACACCGTCGTGCCCGTGCTGTTCGACCAGCAGTTCCCGGCCTGGTTCACCGGCGTGGCGTACGCGGCCATCGGCATCGGCGCGCTCGTCCCGGCGGCGATCATGTCGATCGCGGCGGCGAACCTGTTCACCCGCAACATCTACAAGGAGTACCTGCGCCGGGACGCCAGCCCCGCCCAGGAGGCCACCGTATCGAAGGTCACCTCGCTGGTGGTGAAGGTCGGCGCGGTCGCCTGCATCGTCTTCCTCGACCCGCAGTTCTCCATCGACCTGCAACTCATCGGCGGCGTGATCATCCTCCAGACGTTGCCGGCGGTGGCGCTGGGCCTCTACACCCGCTGGTTCCACCGGGGCGCGCTGATCGCCGGCTGGGCCGCCGGCATGGGGTTGGGCATGTGGATGCTCTACCAGATCCCCAACCCGGCGAACGGGCGGAAGCACTTCGGCGGCTCGGCGTTCCCGCTCTCCGAGTTCGGCGTCGACACCAAGAAGACCATCTACGTCGGGATCGTGGCGGTGCTGGTCAACCTGGTCGTCGCCGCGCTCGTCACCCTCGCGCTGCGGGCCGCGAAGGTCGACGAGGGCGTCGACGGCACCGAGCCGGACGACTACTTCGCCGACGAGGGCGACCCCCGGGTCGACCCCCTCCCCGAGCTGACGCCCGACCCGGTCGACCCTCAGCGCAGCGCGCGGTAGAGCAGGTAGCCGCCGATCACCGTGCCGAAGACCACGATCAGGGTCCTCAGCGCCACCGCCGGCAGCCGGCGCACCAGCCGCGCGCCCGCGTACCCGCCGACCAGGGTGGCCGGGGCGACCACCGCCACGGCCACCCAGTCGACCGGCCCGAACACCGCGAAGACCACCAGCGTGGTCACCCCGACCACCGCCGAGAGCAGGTTCTTCAACGCCGTCACCCGCACCAGCGGGTCGTCACGTACCAGCGCCAGTCCGGCGACCAGCATCACCCCGAGCGCCGCGCCGAAGTACCCCCCGTACACCGAGCCGACCAGCACCATCGCCTGGAGGGTGACCACCCGGCGGCGCAGCCCCACGTCGCGCGGATGCCCGACCAGCCGGCGCAGCGGCCCCTGGAACGCCAGCACCGCCGTCGCGCCCAGCACCAGGAACGGCACCACCAGCTCGAACGCCCGCGCCGGGGTGTTCAACAGCAGCAGCGTCCCGCCCACCGTGCCCAGCGCGGCGGTCGGGACCAGCGCCACCACCGTCCGCCGGGGCGGCAGGTCCCGCCAGCTCCCCGCCACGCTGGCCAGGTAGCCGGGGGCGACGGCCACCGAGTTGGAGACGTTCGCCGGCACCGGCGGCAGCCCGGCCGCGAGCAACGCCGGGAACGTGATCAGGGACCCGCCGCCGGCCGCCGCGTTGACCATGCCCGCGGCCAGACCGGCCGCGAGCAGCAGCAGAACAGCGGAAACGTCCATGATCTGCCGAGCCTACCCAGGCTGCCGCCCGGCGCCCCGGCGCCCGCCGCCCACCCGACGACCCCGCACGGCGGGCCGCAGCCGCGAACGATCCGCCCGGTGCGCGCTTCGGCGGCGTGGAAACGGGAAGAGCCCGGCATGCCCGCCCCAGCCCGCCGGGCCGCCCACGCCCGGGCCGCCCACGCCCGGGCCGCCCACGCCCGGGCCGCCCACGCCCGGGGCGTCTCCGCGAGCCCGGCCGGCGTCGGTATCCTGGCCG
The sequence above is a segment of the Micromonospora sp. WMMD882 genome. Coding sequences within it:
- a CDS encoding sodium:solute symporter; its protein translation is MWRDNLTEIVIFTVLFLLVSAMGFVAARWRAPKDMAHLDEWGLGGRSFGGWITWFLIGGDLYTAYTFVAVPALVFGAGAAGFFAVPYTIVVYPLVFLVLVRLWSVSHRHGFVTPADFVRKRFDSPVLALIIAITGIVATMPYIALQLVGIEAVLKTMGVTGESTLARHLPIIVAFAILAAYTYQSGLRAPALIAFVKDTLIYVVILVVVLWLPQKLGGWGEIFDAADAKFAASANPNDGILLTANNQLQYVTLAFGSALALFLYPHSLTGVLASRNRDVIKRNMSALPAYSLLLGLIALLGFMAIAADVTPLPGAREGTVDSNTVVPVLFDQQFPAWFTGVAYAAIGIGALVPAAIMSIAAANLFTRNIYKEYLRRDASPAQEATVSKVTSLVVKVGAVACIVFLDPQFSIDLQLIGGVIILQTLPAVALGLYTRWFHRGALIAGWAAGMGLGMWMLYQIPNPANGRKHFGGSAFPLSEFGVDTKKTIYVGIVAVLVNLVVAALVTLALRAAKVDEGVDGTEPDDYFADEGDPRVDPLPELTPDPVDPQRSAR
- a CDS encoding sulfite exporter TauE/SafE family protein, whose product is MDVSAVLLLLAAGLAAGMVNAAAGGGSLITFPALLAAGLPPVPANVSNSVAVAPGYLASVAGSWRDLPPRRTVVALVPTAALGTVGGTLLLLNTPARAFELVVPFLVLGATAVLAFQGPLRRLVGHPRDVGLRRRVVTLQAMVLVGSVYGGYFGAALGVMLVAGLALVRDDPLVRVTALKNLLSAVVGVTTLVVFAVFGPVDWVAVAVVAPATLVGGYAGARLVRRLPAVALRTLIVVFGTVIGGYLLYRALR